A genomic stretch from Archangium lipolyticum includes:
- a CDS encoding DUF885 domain-containing protein, with product MRARLLLGLALLLIPFAAPAQQKAANPDWVARSNAHAQVLLDTTARFTPELASAFGMATHDDQVLDLGPRLGERTRAAMARAQAELEKRLATEKDPNVRQDLLILVKAAKENIQGSTLNERYLLTWVDVPEVVFQSIQQLLQEEVAPERRAKALTRLQRYTGLAPGSKPLTELAKARFEEKRSNPKLLGPVKLEVEQSLANARTYVKGIRELFTEYKIADAEPALAALEKQVEDYVAWERKVVLPRAREDFRLPPELYAFGLLQFGIDIPPEQLMRRAQVEYLSVRAQMQVLAPLVAKARGLDATDYRDVIRLLKKEQLDRDRIEGHYREVITQMEQRISQHRVVDLPKRPMVMRLASEAESAAQPAPHMDPPALINNTGEQGQFVLPLGSPASSGKGEAYDDFTFAAAAWSLTAHEGRPGHELQFTAMVERGVSLARSMFAFNSVNVEGWALYAEAEMVPHEPPEGQLIALQFRLLRAARAMLDPMLNLGQLTREQAGRVLTEEVVLSAPMARQELDRYTFRSPGQAGSYFYGYTRILEMRAETELALGAKFDRLAFNNFLLDQGLLPPDLLARAVREEFVPAQKAR from the coding sequence ATGCGCGCTCGACTCCTCCTTGGATTGGCCCTCCTCCTCATCCCCTTCGCTGCACCAGCCCAGCAGAAGGCCGCGAACCCGGACTGGGTGGCGCGCAGCAACGCCCACGCGCAGGTGCTGCTGGACACCACCGCCCGCTTCACCCCGGAGCTCGCCTCGGCCTTCGGCATGGCCACCCATGACGACCAGGTGCTCGACCTCGGACCTCGCTTGGGTGAGCGCACCCGCGCCGCCATGGCCAGGGCCCAGGCCGAGCTGGAGAAGCGCCTCGCCACGGAGAAGGACCCGAACGTCCGTCAGGACCTCCTCATCCTGGTGAAGGCGGCGAAGGAGAACATCCAGGGCTCCACGCTCAACGAGCGCTACCTGCTCACCTGGGTCGACGTCCCGGAGGTGGTGTTCCAGAGCATTCAGCAGCTCCTCCAGGAAGAGGTGGCCCCCGAGCGCCGGGCCAAGGCCCTGACCCGCCTCCAGCGCTACACCGGCCTTGCGCCGGGCAGCAAGCCGCTGACCGAGCTGGCCAAGGCGCGCTTCGAGGAGAAGCGCTCCAACCCGAAGCTGCTGGGCCCGGTGAAGCTCGAGGTGGAGCAGTCCCTGGCCAACGCGCGGACCTACGTGAAGGGCATCCGGGAGCTGTTCACGGAGTACAAGATCGCCGATGCCGAGCCCGCCCTGGCCGCGCTCGAGAAGCAGGTCGAGGACTACGTCGCCTGGGAGCGCAAGGTGGTGCTGCCACGGGCACGCGAGGACTTCCGCCTCCCACCGGAGCTCTACGCCTTCGGGCTCCTGCAGTTCGGCATCGACATCCCGCCCGAGCAGCTGATGCGCCGCGCGCAGGTCGAGTACCTCTCGGTCCGCGCGCAGATGCAGGTGCTCGCTCCGCTCGTGGCGAAGGCCCGGGGGCTCGACGCCACCGACTACCGGGACGTCATCCGCCTGTTGAAGAAGGAGCAGCTCGACCGCGATCGGATCGAAGGACACTACCGCGAGGTCATCACGCAGATGGAGCAGCGGATCTCCCAGCACCGCGTGGTGGACCTGCCGAAGCGTCCGATGGTGATGCGCCTGGCCTCGGAGGCCGAGAGCGCCGCCCAGCCCGCGCCGCACATGGACCCGCCCGCGCTGATCAACAACACAGGCGAGCAAGGCCAGTTCGTGCTGCCGCTGGGCAGCCCGGCGAGCAGCGGCAAGGGCGAGGCCTACGACGACTTCACCTTCGCCGCCGCGGCCTGGTCCCTTACCGCGCACGAGGGCCGTCCGGGCCACGAGCTGCAGTTCACCGCCATGGTGGAGCGCGGCGTGTCCCTGGCGCGCAGCATGTTCGCCTTCAACTCCGTCAACGTCGAGGGCTGGGCGCTCTACGCCGAGGCGGAGATGGTCCCCCACGAGCCGCCCGAGGGTCAGCTGATCGCCCTGCAGTTCCGCCTGCTGCGCGCGGCCCGCGCCATGCTCGACCCCATGCTCAACCTGGGTCAGCTCACGCGCGAGCAGGCCGGCCGCGTCCTCACCGAGGAGGTCGTGCTCTCCGCGCCCATGGCCCGGCAGGAGCTGGACCGCTACACCTTCCGCTCTCCGGGCCAGGCCGGGAGCTACTTCTACGGCTACACCCGCATCCTGGAGATGCGCGCCGAGACGGAGCTCGCCCTCGGCGCGAAGTTCGACCGGCTCGCCTTCAACAACTTCCTCCTCGACCAGGGACTGCTGCCGCCGGACCTGCTGGCCAGGGCGGTGCGCGAGGAGTTCGTGCCGGCACAGAAGGCGCGCTAG